In Magnetococcales bacterium, the DNA window TCGACATGAAGAAAATTTCGATCATCGGTCGGGAATACCAGATGGAGGAACACGTGATTGGTTTCCTGAATGCCGGTGATCGCGCAATGATCTTCGGCAAGTTGGGCGCATTGTGGGGCGGATTGATGGGGATTTTGTTCGGATCTTCGATGTTGTTTGTCCCGGTGTTGGGCCATTTGGTCATTCTTGGTCCGATTGCGGCCACCATCTTTGGCGGTCTGGAGGGCGCGGCAGTGGTCGGTGGCGTCAGTGCCTTTGTCAGTGTGATGTTTTCATTGGGGATTCCTAAGGACTCGGTGCTGCGCTATGAAACCGCGTTGAAGGCAGATAAATTTATGCTCGTCGTGCATGGCGGCGAGCAGGATATCTTCCGTGCGCGGGAACTGCTGGAGACTTCGGGTATGTCCGCGTTTGACCATCACAGCACAACCTGATCTTTTGAAGAGTAATCTTGAGTCGCAATCCAAGACTTCGGAAGGATATCATGTTCTGCTTCCCTTCGTGCCTTTATTCGGCTTCCGAGACAAACAACTTTAATTCTCTTTGGATTGAACGTTTTGGTAGAAACGATCGCCTGAGAGTATGAAATACACGTTTTGTTTACGTCAGGAGATCTTTGTCATGAAGAAGATAGGTAAATTTGCAACAGCGTTTTTCTGTGCCGTTTCGATGCTGTACATGGTCGGCTGTGCTTCCACAGTGACACAAGAAGGAACCGGAGAATATTTTGATGATAGCGTCATCACGGCCAAAGTGAAGGCTGCCATACTCGATCATCCTATGCTGAAAGTCGCTGAAATCAACGTCGAAACTTTCAAGGGAGTAGTTCAACTGAGTGGCTTCGTGAGTTCACAGGCCGAAGCGAGAAAAGCGATTACTGTGGCACGTGGCGTAGGCGGTGTGTCATCCGTCAAGAACGATATGCGTATCAAATAAGAGGTTCTTCGCTGTTTCACGTCGGCAGGGTGCGGTTCAACTTGCCCCCCGATGAGGCGGGCCATCTTGTCTGCCCTGTCTGGTGAGAGGGGCCAGAACCGCAAGAAAACCGGCCTGCTCGATACCAAGAAAATCATCCATCATTCACTTTTGAATCGCGAGGAATTATCATGAAAAATCCAAGATATGCAAGCAGCATCACGCTGGTCGTGGGCTTGCTTTTCGTTTTGAGCCTCTCGGCATGCGTGACGACTACACAACAACAACAGCAGCAGCAAGAAGAAGGATGGATGGCCGATAATGGTTACATCCAATGGCATCCTCAAGTCGGCAAACAGGTTCTCTCCACCATGGGAACCCAGTGCTACTTTTGTCAGAAAGCCAAAGACGCCCCTGTTGTCAGCGACAACGTGCCAGTCCAGCCGCCCAGTGCCCCAGATCCCGTCATCAAAGAAAACCATAAATGTCCAAACCCCCCGTATGGTGCTCAAGTCGATGCCGACGGATGCTGGATTCTGAAGAATCTTCATTTCAAATTCGACAAATCGGACATTGATCCCAAGGCCTACCCGGTTCTGGACGAAGTGGTCACGGTGTTGAGCAACACAAGAAACGCCAATGTGTTGATAGAAATTCATGGCCATACGGATAGTACCGGCACTGTTGTCTACAATGATGACTTGGCCAGGAGACGCGCCACTGCCGTACTGAACTACCTGCTCAAACATGGCGTTGACACACAACGACTGACTGCGGTCGGCTTCGGACTTCACAACCCCATCGCCCCCAACGACACCAAAGAGGGTCGGGCGCTTAACCGGCGGGTGGAGTTGAAACCAGAAATGTGATTTTTTGTAAAGGGTCACCGGGAGGGGGATCAGGGCAAGCGCATTTGGAATTTGCTTGACATCCAGGCAAAGGCTTGTCAGGGAGACCAGGGGATTCACTCTATTACTTTCGATCATTGATGAGCGATAGAGTGGATTCCATGGGAGAATTTACGATGTGTTTTCAAAGAGTGGGACGAACCGCGCACCGGTAATGCCGGACAACATGACCTGCTGGAACTCCTTGTGATCGCCTGAAACCACCGCGCACGGCAGAGGGCTTCTGGAGGGAGGTTAAAATATTCCCTTGACTGAATATGTGGTGTTGGGTATATTCGTTTCAAAAGATATTGGAACGAACGATCCACCATTCATGCCAGGGTTCAAAGGGGAGACAGCCATGACGGTTCGCGTGGGAATCAACGGTTTTGGTCGCATGGGGCGTTTGGGATTGCGGGCGGCCTGGGGGCGGTTGCCGGGACTGGAGTTTGTCCATGTCAACGAAATTCTCGGGGACGCGGCCTGCGCGGCCCATTTGCTGAAGTATGATTCGGTCCACGGTCGCTGGGATCGGGAGGTCGTCGCCGATGGGGCGGGGATGGTGATCGATGGGCAGCGGTTGGGTTATTCCATGTCGGTGACTCCGGGAGGCGTGGACTGGAAAGGAATGGGCGTGGATCTGGTGCTGGAGTGTACGGGAAAATTCAAGACCATGGCCGCCATGCAGCCTTATTTCGAGCATGGGGTGAAAAAGGTGGTGGTGGCCTGCCCGGTCAAGGAGCCCCAGGCCCTGAATGTGGTGATGGGGGTCAACGATCACCTCTACGACCCGGCCCGCCACGATGTGGTCACGGCGGCTTCCTGCACCACCAACTGTCTGGCTCCGGTGGTCAAGGTGATCCTGGAGAAAATCGGCATCACCCGTGGTTCCATGACCACGATTCACAACATCACCAACACCCAGACCATCATCGATCTGGGTCACAAGGATCTGCGGCGCGCTCGCGCCAACTCCCTATCTCTCATTCCCACCTCCACCGGCTCGGCCAAGGCCATCACCCAGATTTTTCCGGAACTCACCGGCAAGATCAACGGCGTGGCGGTGCGGGTGCCGTTGCTCAACGCCTCTCTCACCGACATGGTTTTCGAGGTGCCCCGTCCCACCACCGTGGAGGAGATCAACGGATTCCTCAAGGCCGCGGCGGCGGGTGAACTCCAAGGCATTCTGGGTTACGAGGAACTCCCCCTGGTCTCCATCGACTACAACAACGATACCCGTTCCTCCATTGTCGACGCCCTGTCCACCATGGTGATCGATCAGACCCACGTCAAGATCCTCTCCTGGTACGACAACGAGGTGGGCTACGCCAACCGTCTGGTGGAGTTGGCAGCCAAGGTCGCCGGGGGCATGGGCTGATTATCGGCAGATCGGACGGGATCGATCATCGATCCGGGCGGATTTGGGGCAGGAGGGATTCCTGGCGCTTTTCCGCCCGTTTTTCCAGCCTTGGTGGGGGTTGACGTGGAAAAAGAGACAGCGCCTGCAATGGGATTCAGGATTTACCTGATCATCACCCTGGCCTATTGGGCCTTCACCCTGACCGATGGGGCCATCCACATGCTGGTGGTGCTCCATTTTCACGCTTTGGGCTTCGCTCCGCTCAAGATCGCCATGTTGTTTCTTTTTTATGAGGTGTTTGGCATCCTGACCAACGGGGTGGGCGGCTGGGTCGCCGCGCGTATCGGTCTGAATCGCACCATGATCATCGGCGGATTTTTGCAGGTGTTCGCTTTGGGAATGCTGACCGTGGATCCCTCATGGTTGACCGTCGAATATGTGATGACCGCCATGGCCCTTTCGGGCATTGCCAAGGATCTCAACAAAATGAGCGCCAAATCCAGCGTCAAGCTGGTGGCTCCCAAAGGCGAAAACGCCGAATCCCGTCTGTTCCGCTGGGTGGCGGTGCTGACCGGTTCCAAGAATACCCTGAAAGGCGCGGGATTCTTTCTCGGTGGTCTGTTGTTGTACACCATCGGCTTTCAACTGGCGCTTGCCTTCATGGCGGCGGGCTTGTGTCTGGTCTATTTGCTCACCTGGTGGGTGTTGCCCTCCGGGCTGGGAATGGGGAAATCCAAGGCGAAATTCTCCCAGCTTTTTTCCAAGTCGTCGGAGATCAATCTGCTTTCCGGAGCGCGCTTTTTTCTGTTTGGTTCCCGGGATGTCTGGTTTGTGGTGGGTTTGCCGGTCTTTCTCGCCTCGGTGACGGGTTGGAATCATCTGGAGGTGGGCGGCTTTCTCGCCTTGTGGGTGGTCTGTTACGGTTTTGTGCAGGCCGGTGCGCCGTTGTTGTTGGGAAAACATCCTCCCCAGGGCAGCAGCGCCCGCAACTGGGCCTTGCTGCTGGCCGCCTTTCCTGCCGGCATCGCTTTGGCTTTGGCCCAGGGTCTGAATCCCGCCTGGACGTTGATGATCGGCTTGTATCTGTTCGGCGCGGTCTTCGCCATCAACTCTTCGGTTCACTCCTACCTGATTCTGGCCTATTCGGATCAGGACAAGGTGGCCATGAACGTGGGCTTTTATTACATGGCCAACGCCGCCGGGCGTTTGACCGGTACCGTGCTGTCCGGCTGGGCCTATCAGACCCAGGGGTTGACCGGTTGTCTGTGGTGGTCCACCGGATTTGTCCTGGCCGCCGGCCTGCTCTCCTGGTGGTTGCCGCCGGTGCCGGCGCAGGGGAAAGGCGTGATTGGGGCTGGGGAGTGAGGGGTCGAGAGGGGGGCGACATGGGCTGTCTTCTGATCTTTAACGAGTTGAAATCATGAGTCAGTCATGCACAGTGGCCGTGCGGCGGGAAGCGGGCGCGTCGTTGGGATTTTTCGAGCGTCATTTGTCCTGGTGGGTGATGGCGTGCATTGGCATCGGAATCGGATTGGGTCACCGTTTTCCGGCGCCATTCCAGACCATCGGACGGATGGAAATCTCTCAGGTCAATCTGCCGGTGGCGTTGCTGATCTGGTTGATGATCGTGCCCATGCTGCTCAAGATCGATTTCGGGGCGTTGGGGCAGGTGCGGGAACATTGGAAGGGCATCGGGGTTACCCTGTTCATCAACTGGGGAGTCAAACCTTTTTCCATGGCCCTGTTGGGATGGATCTTCATCCGGCATCTGTTTTATGACTGGCTGCCCCCGGAGCAGATCGACTCCTATGTGGCCGGATTGATCATCCTGGCTGCGGCGCCTTGTACCGCCATGGTGTTTGTCTGGAGCAATCTGTCCGATGGTGAACCCCATTTCACTTTGAGTCAGGTGGTTTTGAACGATTGGATCATGGTGGTGGCGTTCGCACCCATCGTGGGGTTTCTGCTGGGACTTTCCTCCATCACCGTGCCTTGGCAGACCCTGATCCTGTCGGTGGTGATGTTCATCGTGATTCCGGTGATCCTGGCCCAGGTCTGGCGTCGCTGGTTGCTGGCTTCTGGCGGCGAGAAGGCCTTGAACCGGGTGCTGGCCCATTTGCATCCGGTTTCGTTGTCGGCCCTGTTGGTCACTCTGGTGCTGCTGTTCGGATTCCAGGGAGAGCCGATTCTGGCTCAGCCCCTGGTGATCGTGTTGCTGGCCATCCCGATTCTGGTGCAGGTCTACGGGAACGCCGGGCTGGCCTATTGGCTTTCCCGCCAGTTCGGCGTGGCCCATAACGTGGCCGCTCCGTCCGCGTTGATCGGAGCCAGCAATTTCTTTGAATTGGCGGTGGCCACGGCCATCGGGCTGTTTGGTTTCGAGTCGGGGGCGGCCTTGGCCACGGTGGTGGGGGTGCTGGTGGAGGTGCCGGTGATGCTGTCGGTGGTGCGGCTCACCCGGCGCACCAAGGGGTGGTACGAAAGAAAAAAAGTCGGGTGAGTCATTCAGTTTGCCATGCGGGGAGGGTGGCAAACTCACCAGCGCTTCGGCACGAAATCCGGCGTGTTGGCCAGCTTGACGCTCTCCCCGGACTGGACGATCACGAACATTCCCTCGTTCATGGCGAATTGATCCACGTCGTTGTCGATGAGGATGCCGGCCACCGCGCCCATCACCGCGACGCCTCCATCGCCTTCGTAGAATTCCTTGAACTCTTTGACCCGTTTCAAGTGGTCCCGGACATCCTCGGCGGTCAGACGGCTTTTCACCTCCACCAGCACGACGCTGTTGGTGTTGTCCACCAGCAGGTCGATCTCCATGCGCCGGGTGCCATCCAGGCTTTTCGCCTTGACCCGGGGTGAAACCCGGTGTACCGGAATGCCCCGCTCGGCAAACAGGGTCTCGCAGGCCGGAGCCACGATCCCCTCGACGAATTCACCCCATCGGCTGCCCAGATTGCCCACTTGTATGGACACTTCCTTGATCTTGCGGTTGGTCTCCGCGTTCATCGCCCGGATCTCGCGGTCGGTTTCCTGGAATTTGCGGTCGGTTTCCTGGAATTTGCGGTCGGTCTCCGCGCTCATTTCCCGGAGTTCCCGCAATTCCCGGTCGGTCACTTGTCTGCGTTCCCGGTCCTCGCGGACCATCTCCTGGAACATTCCCCAGACATCATTAAAGGTGACGGCTTGTGTCATCGCTGGGCTCCCTTTTTTTCAAAGTCGAGGCATCATGGATCACAGCATATCTTGTTGGCGGAGACGATGGAAGAGCCTTGTTTGTATCCGAACGCTGCCTGGGTGTCAGCTTCCGAACGCCTGGTCCACCGCCGCCACCAGGGAGGGATCCACGCCGCCCCCTTTGACCAGATCCTGAAGAATCTCCATGGTGCGGGTGTGGGGCAGGGCGGCGCGGTAGGGTCGTTCTTCGGTCAGGGCCTGATAGATGTCCAGTACCGACAGCAGTCGGGACCAGGTATCCAATTGAT includes these proteins:
- the arsB gene encoding ACR3 family arsenite efflux transporter — its product is MSQSCTVAVRREAGASLGFFERHLSWWVMACIGIGIGLGHRFPAPFQTIGRMEISQVNLPVALLIWLMIVPMLLKIDFGALGQVREHWKGIGVTLFINWGVKPFSMALLGWIFIRHLFYDWLPPEQIDSYVAGLIILAAAPCTAMVFVWSNLSDGEPHFTLSQVVLNDWIMVVAFAPIVGFLLGLSSITVPWQTLILSVVMFIVIPVILAQVWRRWLLASGGEKALNRVLAHLHPVSLSALLVTLVLLFGFQGEPILAQPLVIVLLAIPILVQVYGNAGLAYWLSRQFGVAHNVAAPSALIGASNFFELAVATAIGLFGFESGAALATVVGVLVEVPVMLSVVRLTRRTKGWYERKKVG
- a CDS encoding ArsJ-associated glyceraldehyde-3-phosphate dehydrogenase, with product MTVRVGINGFGRMGRLGLRAAWGRLPGLEFVHVNEILGDAACAAHLLKYDSVHGRWDREVVADGAGMVIDGQRLGYSMSVTPGGVDWKGMGVDLVLECTGKFKTMAAMQPYFEHGVKKVVVACPVKEPQALNVVMGVNDHLYDPARHDVVTAASCTTNCLAPVVKVILEKIGITRGSMTTIHNITNTQTIIDLGHKDLRRARANSLSLIPTSTGSAKAITQIFPELTGKINGVAVRVPLLNASLTDMVFEVPRPTTVEEINGFLKAAAAGELQGILGYEELPLVSIDYNNDTRSSIVDALSTMVIDQTHVKILSWYDNEVGYANRLVELAAKVAGGMG
- a CDS encoding BON domain-containing protein is translated as MKKIGKFATAFFCAVSMLYMVGCASTVTQEGTGEYFDDSVITAKVKAAILDHPMLKVAEINVETFKGVVQLSGFVSSQAEARKAITVARGVGGVSSVKNDMRIK
- the arsJ gene encoding organoarsenical effux MFS transporter ArsJ produces the protein MGFRIYLIITLAYWAFTLTDGAIHMLVVLHFHALGFAPLKIAMLFLFYEVFGILTNGVGGWVAARIGLNRTMIIGGFLQVFALGMLTVDPSWLTVEYVMTAMALSGIAKDLNKMSAKSSVKLVAPKGENAESRLFRWVAVLTGSKNTLKGAGFFLGGLLLYTIGFQLALAFMAAGLCLVYLLTWWVLPSGLGMGKSKAKFSQLFSKSSEINLLSGARFFLFGSRDVWFVVGLPVFLASVTGWNHLEVGGFLALWVVCYGFVQAGAPLLLGKHPPQGSSARNWALLLAAFPAGIALALAQGLNPAWTLMIGLYLFGAVFAINSSVHSYLILAYSDQDKVAMNVGFYYMANAAGRLTGTVLSGWAYQTQGLTGCLWWSTGFVLAAGLLSWWLPPVPAQGKGVIGAGE
- a CDS encoding DUF3782 domain-containing protein, whose amino-acid sequence is MSAETDRKFQETDRKFQETDREIRAMNAETNRKIKEVSIQVGNLGSRWGEFVEGIVAPACETLFAERGIPVHRVSPRVKAKSLDGTRRMEIDLLVDNTNSVVLVEVKSRLTAEDVRDHLKRVKEFKEFYEGDGGVAVMGAVAGILIDNDVDQFAMNEGMFVIVQSGESVKLANTPDFVPKRW
- a CDS encoding OmpA family protein produces the protein MKNPRYASSITLVVGLLFVLSLSACVTTTQQQQQQQEEGWMADNGYIQWHPQVGKQVLSTMGTQCYFCQKAKDAPVVSDNVPVQPPSAPDPVIKENHKCPNPPYGAQVDADGCWILKNLHFKFDKSDIDPKAYPVLDEVVTVLSNTRNANVLIEIHGHTDSTGTVVYNDDLARRRATAVLNYLLKHGVDTQRLTAVGFGLHNPIAPNDTKEGRALNRRVELKPEM
- a CDS encoding DUF1269 domain-containing protein, which encodes MNMPIPKFAVAIYDEHNQAEAAVKELQHAGFDMKKISIIGREYQMEEHVIGFLNAGDRAMIFGKLGALWGGLMGILFGSSMLFVPVLGHLVILGPIAATIFGGLEGAAVVGGVSAFVSVMFSLGIPKDSVLRYETALKADKFMLVVHGGEQDIFRARELLETSGMSAFDHHSTT